A single genomic interval of Myxocyprinus asiaticus isolate MX2 ecotype Aquarium Trade chromosome 19, UBuf_Myxa_2, whole genome shotgun sequence harbors:
- the LOC127409713 gene encoding G-protein coupled receptor 6-like, translating to MNKSGPANESGAGVPLSSWVESDTFEGNESLTLSSTALEFHMNPWDIMLCLSGTVIACENAIVVAIIFYTPTLRNPMFILIGSLATADLLAGMGLILNFVFQYLISSETISLITVGFLVASFTASISSLLAITVDRYLSLYNALTYFSEKTLHYVHMMLVGTWGASLCLGLLPVLGWNCLDDATTCSIVRPLKRTNLTILATSFFFIFALMLSLYFKICKIVCHHAHQIALQQHFFTTSHYVATKKGISTLAIILGTFGASWFPFAIYCLVGEREYPPVYTYATLLPATYNSMINPIIYAYRNTEIQRSIYILFCGCFKTSGSYRSRSPSEV from the coding sequence ATGAACAAGAGTGGACCAGCCAATGAGAGCGGTGCGGGGGTGCCACTCTCCTCGTGGGTGGAGTCCGACACCTTTGAGGGCAACGAGAGCCTTACGCTCTCCTCAACAGCCCTGGAGTTCCACATGAACCCGTGGGACATCATGTTGTGCCTCTCCGGTACCGTTATCGCCTGTGAGAATGCCATCGTGGTGGCCATCATCTTCTACACGCCGACCTTGAGGAATCCCATGTTCATTTTGATCGGCAGCCTCGCAACTGCCGACCTTCTCGCTGGAATGGGATTAATTCTGAACTTCGTGTTCCAGTATTTGATCTCCTCTGAGACCATCAGCCTTATCACGGTCGGCTTCCTGGTGGCCTCCTTCACTGCCTCCATCAGCAGCCTACTCGCCATCACTGTTGACCGCTACCTGTCCCTCTACAATGCCTTGACGTACTTCTCTGAAAAGACGCTGCATTATGTGCACATGATGTTGGTGGGCACGTGGGGCGCGTCACTATGCTTGGGGTTGCTGCCCGTGTTGGGATGGAACTGCTTGGACGACGCAACCACCTGCAGCATCGTTAGGCCCCTAAAGCGCACCAACTTAACCATCCTCGCCACTTCTTTCTTCTTCATTTTCGCTTTAATGCTCAGTCTTTACTTCAAGATCTGTAAAATAGTGTGCCATCACGCACATCAGATCGCTCTCCAGCAACATTTTTTCACCACATCACACTACGTTGCCACTAAGAAGGGCATCTCCACGCTCGCAATCATCTTGGGTACCTTTGGGGCAAGTTGGTTTCCCTTTGCCATATACTGTTTGGTCGGGGAGCGCGAGTATCCTCCGGTATACACGTACGCAACGCTGCTCCCTGCCACCTACAACTCCATGATCAATCCTATTATTTATGCCTACCGGAACACAGAGATCCAACGCTCCATCTACATACTCTTCTGCGGCTGTTTTAAGACCAGCGGCTCGTATCGCTCCAGATCACCCAGTGAGGTGTAG